In the Halobacteriovoraceae bacterium genome, one interval contains:
- a CDS encoding class I SAM-dependent methyltransferase, which produces MKDLDYKGDFIYVDSDIDLPIHLRLLFESENIYKIGPTAAELSKSRFYFKFSKYLSLFDNVMKKEIFFDLNKEYFLRSNKKGSLPFGPLGRAVGKDKDVHLIDATCGTGKDMILFLSMGVKKISAYERSPWVYPLLLDSTKNLFKEFPILEDSISLNFGMPGNISADIIYYDPMYPTKNKSALSRKEMEFFKTIIGSDSDSKEELERLRNFDVKRVIVKRPIKAKDLLNKPHFSVKGTTTRYDIYLKNK; this is translated from the coding sequence ATGAAGGATTTAGATTATAAAGGAGATTTTATTTACGTAGATTCTGATATTGATCTTCCAATTCATCTTCGCTTATTATTTGAATCTGAGAACATATATAAAATAGGGCCAACTGCTGCAGAGCTTTCAAAAAGTCGTTTTTACTTCAAATTCAGCAAGTATCTGAGTCTTTTTGACAACGTGATGAAAAAAGAGATTTTTTTTGATTTGAATAAAGAATATTTTCTTAGGTCAAATAAAAAAGGATCTTTACCGTTCGGTCCTTTGGGAAGGGCCGTCGGAAAGGATAAGGATGTTCATCTCATTGATGCGACTTGTGGAACAGGTAAAGACATGATTCTTTTTCTATCCATGGGCGTGAAAAAAATTTCAGCATACGAAAGGTCTCCTTGGGTCTACCCATTGCTTTTAGATTCAACTAAAAACTTGTTTAAAGAATTTCCTATTTTAGAAGATTCGATATCCTTAAATTTTGGAATGCCTGGTAATATTTCTGCTGATATCATTTACTACGATCCCATGTATCCCACAAAAAATAAGTCGGCCTTATCAAGAAAAGAAATGGAATTTTTTAAAACAATTATTGGTAGTGATAGTGATAGCAAGGAAGAGTTAGAAAGGTTACGAAATTTCGATGTGAAAAGAGTCATCGTGAAAAGACCAATTAAGGCGAAGGACTTGTTAAATAAACCTCATTTCTCTGTAAAAGGTACTACAACTCGCTATGATATTTATTTAAAAAATAAGTAA
- a CDS encoding exonuclease SbcCD subunit D yields the protein MNERIKILHTSDWHLGKKLYSFSRNEEHKYFLNWLINCLEKEKIDLLFISGDVFDSPTPANSAIEDYFSFLHRISSIKDLKTFIISGNHDSQNFLQAPAELLKHFNIEVVTNINDKVDFEFKIRNTNIHIKCFPYFRTTDLIKYAHGLDHNTQNKFEDYDFQYLIEHFLNKSIDKNNLNLCLAHHLFANYHLSGSEIGLHLSGLDSIPKESFLNYNGVFLGHIHKKQDFSDKQKYMAYCGSPLAHRFSETNKKQIAIIEFDNDKYQTNWINVPTLKELLSLNITKYEIDNLPETFQDESKEILLELFITLDEPYPNLYEKIRTILPKHVKLLSLQISGQQYGQIKDYKKINGLNVTELFSDFYKDKYQKEIPLHIKKNFENIQQEILDSKIVQQQNDGVANEV from the coding sequence ATGAATGAGAGGATTAAAATTCTACACACCTCTGATTGGCATTTGGGTAAGAAACTTTATTCATTTTCACGTAACGAAGAACATAAGTACTTTTTAAATTGGTTAATTAATTGTTTAGAAAAAGAAAAAATTGATCTGCTTTTTATAAGTGGAGATGTTTTTGATTCCCCTACTCCTGCGAATTCAGCAATTGAGGATTATTTTTCATTTTTACATAGAATTTCAAGTATTAAAGACCTAAAGACATTTATCATTTCAGGAAATCATGATTCACAAAACTTTTTACAGGCCCCGGCAGAACTTCTCAAACATTTTAATATTGAAGTAGTGACAAACATTAATGACAAAGTTGATTTTGAATTTAAAATCAGAAATACAAATATACATATTAAATGCTTTCCTTATTTCCGAACTACAGATTTAATTAAATATGCCCATGGTTTGGATCATAATACTCAAAACAAATTTGAAGATTATGATTTTCAATATCTAATTGAACATTTTTTAAATAAATCAATAGACAAAAATAATCTCAACCTTTGTTTGGCCCATCATCTTTTTGCAAATTATCATCTTTCTGGATCAGAAATTGGATTACATCTAAGTGGATTAGATTCAATCCCAAAAGAGTCGTTTTTAAACTATAATGGTGTCTTTTTGGGGCATATTCACAAAAAACAAGATTTTAGTGATAAACAAAAATATATGGCCTACTGTGGTTCTCCTTTGGCCCACAGATTTAGTGAAACAAACAAGAAGCAGATTGCTATCATCGAATTTGACAACGATAAATATCAAACAAATTGGATAAATGTTCCGACATTAAAGGAACTCTTAAGTTTAAATATAACAAAATATGAAATCGACAATTTACCGGAAACTTTTCAGGATGAATCCAAAGAAATATTACTTGAATTATTTATTACATTAGATGAACCATATCCGAATTTATATGAAAAAATCAGGACGATACTGCCTAAGCATGTAAAACTTCTTTCTCTTCAAATTAGTGGCCAGCAATATGGTCAAATCAAAGATTATAAAAAAATAAATGGACTAAATGTGACTGAATTATTCAGTGATTTTTATAAAGATAAGTATCAAAAAGAAATTCCACTTCATATCAAGAAAAACTTTGAAAACATCCAACAAGAAATTCTGGATTCAAAGATAGTACAACAACAAAATGATGGAGTGGCCAATGAGGTTTAA
- the asnS gene encoding asparagine--tRNA ligase yields the protein MAYEKRVLISQIDNGNFLDKTITIGGWIRSVRNSKKFSFIVINDGSSQESLQIVADATIESYDVVKSLLTGASVLITGKIVSSGGHGQKFEMHASQVKLIGEANEEYPLQKKKTSLEFLRENAHLRPRTNTFGAVFRVRSTLAFATHEFFQNRGLYYINTPIITASDCEGAGELFKVTTLDFEKLPKNDKNKVNFEQDYFGKEANLTVSGQLEAECFALSMGGVYTFGPTFRAENSNTQRHLSEFWMIEPELAFADLEDVADLASDYLKYLIESAMEKCPQELEFLQNTYKNDLIETLNHVKSSDFIKVSYTEAIDILEKSGKKFEFSPKWGVDLQTEHERYLTEEHYKLPVIVTDYPKDIKAFYMKLNDDGKTVRAMDILVPGVGEIIGGSQRECNLGKLKNRMEEMNINPQDIWWYLDLRRFGSVPHAGFGLGFERAVMYITGMSNIRDVIPFYRTPKNVDF from the coding sequence ATGGCCTACGAGAAAAGAGTTTTAATTTCACAAATTGATAATGGAAATTTTCTAGATAAAACAATTACTATTGGCGGATGGATTAGAAGTGTTAGGAATTCTAAAAAATTTAGCTTTATCGTTATAAACGATGGATCATCACAAGAGAGTTTGCAAATTGTGGCCGATGCAACCATCGAGTCTTACGATGTTGTTAAAAGTCTTTTAACAGGTGCCTCAGTTCTTATAACAGGAAAAATTGTTTCTTCTGGAGGACATGGACAAAAATTTGAAATGCATGCAAGTCAAGTGAAGCTAATTGGAGAGGCCAACGAAGAGTATCCCTTGCAAAAGAAAAAAACCTCACTTGAGTTTTTAAGAGAAAATGCTCATTTAAGACCTAGAACAAATACTTTTGGTGCTGTATTCAGAGTTAGAAGTACCTTGGCCTTTGCTACACATGAATTTTTTCAGAACCGCGGACTCTACTATATTAATACTCCTATAATTACTGCCTCTGACTGTGAAGGGGCCGGTGAATTATTTAAAGTCACAACCCTTGATTTTGAAAAACTACCAAAAAATGACAAAAATAAGGTAAATTTTGAACAAGATTATTTCGGAAAAGAAGCAAACCTAACGGTTTCTGGCCAACTTGAGGCCGAATGTTTTGCTCTCTCCATGGGAGGAGTCTATACTTTTGGGCCAACCTTTAGAGCTGAAAACTCTAATACCCAAAGACATCTCTCTGAATTCTGGATGATTGAGCCAGAACTGGCATTTGCAGATTTAGAAGATGTGGCAGACCTTGCAAGTGATTATCTGAAGTATCTTATTGAATCGGCCATGGAAAAGTGCCCACAAGAATTAGAATTCTTACAAAATACATACAAGAATGATCTTATAGAAACACTAAATCATGTTAAAAGTTCTGATTTTATCAAAGTCTCCTATACTGAGGCCATTGATATACTCGAAAAAAGCGGAAAGAAGTTTGAATTTTCTCCAAAATGGGGAGTTGATTTACAAACTGAGCACGAAAGATATCTCACCGAGGAACACTATAAATTACCAGTGATTGTGACAGACTATCCAAAAGATATAAAGGCCTTTTATATGAAACTCAATGATGATGGAAAAACTGTTCGGGCCATGGATATCTTAGTTCCTGGAGTTGGTGAAATCATTGGAGGTTCTCAAAGAGAATGCAATTTAGGCAAATTGAAAAATAGAATGGAAGAAATGAATATAAATCCTCAAGATATTTGGTGGTATCTAGATTTACGACGTTTTGGTTCCGTGCCACATGCTGGATTTGGATTGGGATTTGAAAGGGCCGTGATGTATATTACTGGTATGTCAAATATCAGAGATGTCATTCCTTTCTACCGAACACCAAAAAATGTAGATTTTTAA
- the tmk gene encoding dTMP kinase, which produces MNYELRPPAFPGSYFISFEGIEGSGKSTQIKLVAESLEKMDFRTIILREPGGTPFGEKLRNTMLEQKNDIHPLAECFLFLSSRTQLLHEVTLKELAIPGTVIIYDRYIDSTLAYQGKARGLGLETVLQFHQKFPLNLAPHRTYYLEIDLETSLERQKKRQIPKDYFESKSNQFHLDLIEGYKQCIELFPGRFVSIDGRETMETIHDQIVHNFNQLVHK; this is translated from the coding sequence ATGAACTATGAATTACGTCCGCCTGCGTTTCCAGGTTCCTATTTTATAAGTTTTGAAGGAATTGAAGGTTCTGGAAAATCTACACAAATTAAGCTCGTTGCAGAATCATTAGAAAAAATGGATTTTCGCACTATTATTCTCAGAGAGCCTGGTGGAACACCCTTTGGAGAAAAACTAAGAAACACTATGCTTGAGCAAAAAAATGATATTCACCCTCTTGCAGAATGTTTTCTTTTTTTAAGTTCACGAACTCAACTCCTCCATGAGGTGACCTTAAAGGAGCTGGCCATTCCTGGTACTGTTATTATTTATGATAGATATATAGATAGCACCCTCGCTTATCAAGGAAAGGCCAGAGGTCTTGGACTGGAAACTGTTTTACAGTTTCACCAGAAGTTTCCGCTCAATCTGGCCCCTCATCGCACATACTACTTAGAGATAGATTTAGAAACCAGTCTAGAGCGACAGAAAAAGCGTCAAATACCGAAAGATTATTTTGAATCGAAGTCCAACCAGTTTCACCTTGACCTCATTGAGGGCTATAAGCAATGTATTGAGCTTTTCCCTGGTAGATTTGTTTCAATAGATGGACGAGAGACAATGGAAACAATCCATGATCAAATCGTCCACAACTTCAATCAGCTGGTACATAAGTGA
- a CDS encoding adenosine kinase produces the protein MGKKYHVYGIGNALLDMEFEVDESFLKKSNIEKGLMTLVDEKRQNELLDEIEGIKHKRSCGGSAANTMIAIAQLGGKAFYSCRVANDEQGEYYMKDLLSNGLKSNLVSTVRPEGHTGKCLVFITPDADRTMNSHLGVSEGLSTMELIDDELISSEYVYIEGYLVTSNTGREAAIKARELAEAHGVKTALTFSDPGMVEYFRDGLNQMLGEGVDLLFCNEYEALSYTGAKDVQSAAESLKSIAKKFAITTGPKGALVYDGQSFHQIKGINVKAVDTNGAGDLFAGCFLYAITHGYDFSQAGKLACEASSKLVTQFGARLVADQLKTILKNAL, from the coding sequence ATGGGCAAAAAATATCACGTATATGGAATAGGCAATGCGCTATTAGATATGGAATTCGAAGTTGATGAATCCTTCTTGAAAAAGTCTAATATTGAAAAAGGTCTTATGACTCTCGTTGATGAGAAGAGGCAAAATGAACTATTAGATGAAATTGAAGGAATAAAACACAAAAGGAGTTGTGGAGGTTCAGCTGCAAATACAATGATCGCAATAGCACAACTTGGTGGTAAGGCCTTTTATTCATGTCGTGTTGCAAATGATGAGCAAGGCGAATATTACATGAAGGATTTGCTATCAAATGGTCTAAAGTCAAATCTTGTCTCAACTGTAAGACCAGAAGGGCATACTGGTAAATGTCTCGTCTTTATTACTCCTGATGCAGATAGGACTATGAACTCACATCTGGGTGTTTCTGAAGGTCTATCTACAATGGAACTTATTGATGATGAATTAATAAGCTCCGAATATGTTTATATCGAGGGTTATTTAGTTACTTCTAATACTGGAAGAGAGGCCGCAATCAAGGCCAGAGAATTAGCAGAGGCCCATGGAGTTAAAACAGCACTAACTTTTTCAGATCCAGGTATGGTGGAGTATTTTAGAGATGGTTTAAATCAAATGCTTGGAGAAGGAGTAGATCTCCTTTTTTGTAATGAATATGAGGCCTTAAGCTACACAGGAGCTAAGGATGTGCAGTCAGCAGCAGAATCTTTAAAATCTATTGCAAAGAAGTTTGCTATAACCACTGGCCCAAAAGGGGCACTTGTCTACGATGGACAAAGTTTTCATCAAATTAAAGGTATAAATGTAAAGGCCGTTGATACAAATGGCGCCGGTGATTTATTTGCAGGATGTTTTCTTTATGCAATAACTCATGGTTATGATTTTAGTCAGGCAGGTAAATTGGCCTGCGAAGCATCTAGTAAATTAGTGACTCAATTTGGAGCGAGATTAGTTGCTGATCAATTGAAAACAATTTTAAAAAACGCATTATAA
- a CDS encoding PilZ domain-containing protein: MKVRPWEIVVLGFLHLLEPIFRLFLYSFFFNSPVREYLLGLIYSKYAIINVLGLFLFPMAGISILMFQRWSLFIFLLIEFIVAAINFSFLSNLLLSGDYVLLLTCIALFALNIFVVTYFLFPSVRKIYDEDDIQWWKQKARYKSLIDCDLVNLNFLGTDKLINLKGKVTNISESGIFIQTEGSFEKNHLARVRFIFDEKIFDLDAHVVYIDSERNGIGAKFVNLTKEKINDLKYLIEALSLFDIIEDRSRISLTLSFKEWVKNIFKSPWLLLPKELKGKERNKNI; this comes from the coding sequence ATGAAAGTAAGGCCATGGGAAATTGTTGTTTTAGGTTTTTTGCATCTGCTCGAGCCAATTTTTAGGCTTTTTTTATACTCTTTCTTTTTTAATAGTCCAGTTCGTGAATATTTACTTGGTTTAATATATTCCAAATATGCAATTATAAATGTCTTAGGTTTATTTCTTTTTCCAATGGCCGGTATTTCAATTCTTATGTTTCAACGATGGAGCTTGTTCATTTTTCTTCTCATTGAATTTATTGTAGCTGCAATCAATTTTAGTTTTTTAAGTAATTTATTACTGAGTGGGGACTATGTATTACTGTTAACTTGTATAGCACTTTTTGCATTGAATATTTTTGTCGTGACCTATTTTCTTTTTCCTTCGGTGAGAAAAATTTATGATGAAGACGATATTCAGTGGTGGAAACAAAAAGCACGTTATAAGTCTTTAATTGACTGTGATTTAGTAAATCTCAACTTTTTAGGAACTGATAAACTAATAAATCTTAAAGGGAAAGTGACCAATATTTCTGAATCTGGAATTTTTATTCAAACAGAAGGGAGCTTCGAGAAAAACCATCTGGCCCGAGTCCGTTTTATCTTTGATGAGAAAATATTTGATCTCGATGCTCATGTTGTTTATATCGATAGTGAAAGAAATGGTATTGGCGCAAAATTCGTTAATCTCACAAAGGAAAAAATAAACGATCTAAAATATCTTATCGAAGCGTTGTCTCTCTTTGATATCATTGAGGACCGATCTCGAATAAGTCTGACTCTCAGTTTTAAAGAGTGGGTTAAGAATATTTTTAAAAGTCCTTGGTTGCTATTACCAAAAGAGCTTAAAGGTAAAGAACGAAATAAAAATATTTAA
- a CDS encoding SMC family ATPase yields the protein MRFKKIILENIASFRNKTIIDFDSLPPDEIFAITGPTGSGKSTIINSIGLALFGRSIKGGSHSKDYVTTGQQQGSIELDFEHSGHIYKAQWICKTQRKDGTDLKNVQVKRVFYKDNQIFDDEIEKIIPLSFEQFTKTIILPQGDFANFLSASFTYRKEILEKIVSNLNLGEINSYLKQKHKDEKLQISNLRDQLNIGLPYSDREIQMMIDDYSLVEKKSSELKLILGNFDLYYERVKNILSLIETIDRFRLKMHNYEETYQNLYKKIQTQIYKRDEAKIRVENALKEEANNRPKLLKAIQLENDLLGYSDQISSKKNEVKNLAEQIEQGQNAHDEIESEMNACTQKIQKILRWIELFNYNSFSDEFFLSLCNKTSNLLSEYDNISRPKEDCFKQGLILKNDLYVLKDRYSICRLQIDNLSEINAKEFENIQKIISELDIQIQNVQNNLQDIKRLDNEILSLNEQHIQNKKILESLNKNKCETLTKIELKQKNIKIHQLEESILICQEHAKKTEICPVCDRPLKYPLNTKNSSAEIEKLLKEEKILNDNLKEIEEEIVKVKNIEYKLEQSCVLLKLERNKFNKANLSIFSNFNVTTLEDLTSFNHKKSTELESYRTHLSLKEKNQVQIENLRERIKEIEIKIEINNQTFKAFKTRFESIQFEINQFFEQIERKTSLLSPYFKQQKLTHYIKSRELLLQAKTEFNLHQKRLFESKNRLTENSDKFIYLNKLIQKLEEDVISIQKELIHFNNQGSISASQALIKLSKSTQDAHDFQKEVEENFQSINLSLKESETTIKMCKDNINQSKTILSQEILEINGLSAQIKNKHFPVLNEEFVLSSKENNSEILEFLNANIQSEIHNLKNDLNTYNRKLNENSVLIDLYHKKKQKLMTIREQLNLIEEKFKATSTLVDIIGRDEFRSYALSIIEDSIITQANHELQFLASGRYLLESESNKGSSEFFVYDRWFAHKKRKVSTLSGGETFLVSLSLALGLSSVIKGTTEINSFFIDEGFGTLDEETLEEVSETLFRLGKSGKQIGIISHVKKLTDQIPVQINLKKSSANGSFSQMVIN from the coding sequence ATGAGGTTTAAAAAAATAATCCTCGAAAATATTGCTTCATTCAGAAATAAGACGATTATCGATTTTGATTCACTTCCCCCTGATGAAATATTTGCCATTACAGGCCCCACGGGAAGTGGAAAAAGCACAATCATTAACAGCATTGGTCTTGCGCTTTTCGGACGTAGTATCAAAGGAGGCTCACACTCTAAAGATTATGTCACAACTGGCCAGCAACAAGGAAGTATTGAGCTAGATTTTGAGCATTCAGGACATATTTACAAGGCCCAATGGATTTGTAAAACTCAAAGGAAGGATGGAACTGACTTAAAAAATGTACAAGTTAAACGTGTATTCTATAAAGATAATCAAATTTTTGATGATGAAATTGAAAAAATTATCCCCTTATCATTTGAACAATTTACGAAAACGATTATCTTGCCTCAGGGTGATTTTGCAAATTTTTTGTCTGCGAGTTTCACTTATCGTAAAGAAATATTAGAAAAAATAGTTTCAAATTTAAATTTGGGTGAAATAAATTCTTATTTGAAACAAAAACATAAAGACGAAAAGCTTCAAATCTCTAATCTTCGCGACCAATTAAATATTGGTCTTCCATATTCTGATAGAGAAATTCAGATGATGATCGATGATTATTCTTTGGTTGAAAAGAAGTCGTCTGAATTAAAGTTGATTTTAGGAAATTTTGATCTTTATTATGAAAGAGTTAAAAATATTCTCTCATTAATTGAAACAATTGATAGATTTCGATTAAAAATGCATAATTATGAGGAAACTTATCAAAATCTTTATAAAAAAATTCAAACTCAGATTTATAAACGAGATGAAGCAAAAATAAGAGTTGAAAATGCTCTTAAAGAGGAAGCAAATAACCGTCCTAAACTTCTAAAGGCCATCCAACTGGAAAATGATCTACTTGGATATTCAGATCAGATTTCATCTAAAAAAAATGAAGTTAAAAATTTAGCAGAACAGATTGAACAGGGGCAGAACGCCCATGATGAAATCGAATCAGAAATGAATGCGTGCACACAAAAAATTCAAAAAATACTCCGTTGGATAGAGCTATTTAATTATAACTCATTTAGTGATGAGTTTTTTTTATCTCTATGTAATAAAACATCAAATTTGCTAAGCGAATACGACAATATTAGTAGACCAAAAGAAGATTGTTTTAAACAAGGTTTAATTTTAAAAAATGATTTATATGTACTTAAAGATAGATATTCAATATGCCGTTTACAAATTGATAATCTCAGCGAAATAAACGCTAAGGAGTTTGAAAATATTCAAAAAATAATTTCCGAGCTTGATATTCAAATTCAAAATGTTCAAAATAATCTCCAAGATATTAAACGTCTTGATAATGAAATATTGTCCCTAAATGAACAACATATTCAGAATAAAAAAATATTAGAGTCCCTTAACAAGAATAAATGTGAAACTTTAACGAAGATAGAACTGAAACAGAAAAATATTAAAATTCATCAACTAGAAGAGAGTATCCTAATATGTCAGGAACACGCTAAGAAAACTGAGATTTGTCCAGTCTGCGATCGGCCTTTAAAGTATCCATTAAATACGAAAAACTCTTCTGCTGAAATAGAAAAATTACTCAAAGAAGAGAAAATTTTAAACGATAATCTAAAAGAAATTGAAGAAGAAATAGTAAAGGTTAAAAATATCGAATATAAATTGGAACAGTCTTGTGTTCTTTTAAAACTTGAAAGAAATAAATTTAATAAAGCAAACTTATCGATTTTTTCAAATTTTAATGTCACAACTTTAGAAGATTTAACTTCTTTTAATCACAAAAAATCAACTGAATTAGAATCTTATCGTACACATCTCTCTCTTAAAGAAAAAAATCAGGTACAAATTGAAAACCTCCGAGAAAGAATTAAAGAAATTGAAATAAAAATTGAAATTAATAATCAGACTTTTAAAGCATTTAAAACTAGATTTGAGTCTATTCAGTTTGAAATTAATCAATTCTTTGAGCAAATTGAAAGAAAGACTAGTCTTTTATCACCATATTTCAAACAACAAAAACTAACTCATTATATAAAATCCCGGGAATTATTATTACAGGCAAAAACCGAATTCAATTTACATCAAAAAAGACTCTTCGAGAGTAAGAATAGATTAACTGAAAATAGCGATAAATTTATCTACCTAAATAAATTAATCCAGAAATTAGAAGAAGATGTAATCTCAATCCAAAAAGAACTTATACATTTTAACAATCAGGGTAGCATTAGTGCGAGTCAAGCACTGATAAAACTCTCAAAATCGACTCAGGACGCACACGATTTTCAAAAAGAAGTTGAAGAGAATTTCCAATCAATTAATCTTTCATTAAAAGAAAGTGAAACGACCATAAAAATGTGTAAAGATAATATTAACCAAAGCAAGACCATTTTGTCTCAAGAAATTTTAGAGATAAACGGACTCTCTGCACAGATTAAAAATAAGCATTTTCCTGTTCTCAACGAGGAATTCGTACTCTCGAGCAAAGAAAATAATTCTGAAATCTTAGAATTCTTAAATGCTAATATTCAGTCTGAAATTCATAACCTGAAAAATGATCTAAATACTTATAATCGGAAGTTAAACGAAAACTCTGTCCTGATCGATCTTTATCATAAAAAGAAACAGAAACTCATGACTATTAGAGAGCAGTTAAATTTGATTGAAGAAAAATTCAAAGCAACTTCTACTTTGGTCGATATTATTGGAAGAGATGAGTTTAGATCATATGCTTTAAGTATTATTGAAGATTCAATTATTACCCAAGCAAATCATGAACTGCAATTTCTGGCCAGTGGACGTTATTTACTGGAAAGTGAATCAAACAAAGGTTCAAGTGAATTTTTTGTCTATGATAGGTGGTTCGCTCATAAGAAAAGAAAAGTTTCAACACTCTCAGGAGGAGAAACATTTCTAGTCAGTCTGTCACTCGCTCTAGGATTATCATCTGTCATCAAAGGTACAACAGAGATAAATTCATTTTTTATTGATGAAGGATTTGGCACATTAGATGAAGAAACACTTGAAGAAGTTTCTGAAACTCTCTTTCGTTTAGGTAAAAGTGGAAAGCAAATTGGTATTATCTCTCATGTCAAAAAACTCACCGATCAAATACCTGTTCAGATTAACTTGAAAAAATCTTCTGCAAATGGAAGTTTTTCTCAAATGGTCATAAATTAA
- the apaG gene encoding Co2+/Mg2+ efflux protein ApaG has translation MELITHLYGKETEDVVVNVTPFFMEERSNPRLGIYFFAYKVSITNLGNQNVKVLGRTWKIRDGKGQEEIVKGQGVVGKFPNISPGSTFEYTSFCPLETPSGNMRGEFHLESEDSKKFDADIPLFFLRTPFDNITKSIDGEVGQYAAL, from the coding sequence ATGGAATTGATTACTCATTTGTATGGTAAAGAAACCGAAGACGTTGTAGTTAATGTAACACCTTTTTTTATGGAAGAAAGATCCAATCCCAGGCTTGGAATTTATTTTTTTGCCTACAAAGTAAGTATAACAAACTTAGGAAATCAAAATGTAAAAGTCCTAGGCAGAACATGGAAAATTCGCGATGGTAAAGGACAAGAAGAAATCGTGAAAGGTCAAGGAGTTGTCGGCAAGTTTCCAAATATTTCACCAGGTTCTACTTTTGAATATACATCTTTTTGTCCACTTGAAACTCCCTCTGGTAATATGAGAGGGGAATTTCATCTCGAAAGTGAAGACTCAAAAAAATTTGATGCCGACATCCCATTGTTTTTTCTTAGAACTCCTTTTGACAATATAACAAAATCTATTGACGGAGAAGTTGGCCAGTACGCAGCCCTTTAA
- a CDS encoding hybrid sensor histidine kinase/response regulator: MKEKIYIVDDTLVFLKLFTHLLSDYETKTFINPDEAFEAITTDPPDLILSDLEMPKTNGIELLKKIRSLENTKNIPMIICTSHDGEDMLQEAFREGVTDFLSKDTVSGLVLNIRVRNILDSIQKTKKIEQMDQEKNTFLRVLCHDIVNPLSIAKGFHRILTQTIVNPDEKVQHLFKSLGRSHQKIEEILAYTRERLSIDDNKKHIVLTPLKVSTLLNDLDFLIKSRFQEKNINYQVVCENLDLEFLCEKSSITNQVFANLFTNAIKFTEKNGTISFSIYEENDHIIFKLRDSGIGMPKDLVDKLFDPNTTTSRPGTDGEKGTGYGLPLVKTFIESYGGQIEAHSHDIEEFPDDHWSEFIIKLKKSQNI, encoded by the coding sequence ATGAAAGAAAAAATATATATAGTAGACGATACACTTGTTTTTCTGAAACTCTTCACTCACCTACTTAGTGATTATGAAACCAAAACATTTATAAATCCAGACGAGGCCTTTGAAGCGATTACAACTGATCCTCCTGATTTAATACTCTCAGATTTAGAAATGCCTAAGACAAATGGGATTGAACTTCTCAAAAAAATTCGCTCACTTGAAAATACAAAAAATATCCCCATGATAATTTGCACTTCTCATGATGGAGAAGACATGCTCCAAGAGGCCTTCAGAGAAGGCGTTACTGATTTTCTAAGTAAAGATACTGTCTCAGGATTAGTACTCAATATTAGGGTTCGTAATATTTTAGATTCAATCCAAAAAACTAAAAAAATTGAGCAAATGGATCAAGAAAAAAATACGTTTCTCAGAGTTCTTTGCCATGATATTGTCAACCCACTATCAATAGCCAAAGGTTTTCACAGAATATTAACTCAAACCATAGTTAATCCAGATGAAAAAGTTCAGCATCTTTTTAAAAGTTTAGGTAGATCACATCAAAAAATCGAAGAAATTCTCGCCTATACTAGAGAGCGATTATCTATAGATGATAATAAAAAACACATAGTCTTAACACCATTAAAAGTTTCAACTCTCTTAAATGATCTTGATTTTTTGATTAAATCTCGCTTTCAAGAAAAAAATATAAATTATCAGGTCGTATGTGAAAACCTAGATCTTGAATTTCTTTGTGAAAAATCAAGTATTACAAACCAAGTTTTCGCTAATCTTTTTACAAATGCAATTAAGTTTACAGAAAAAAATGGAACGATTTCTTTTTCAATATATGAAGAGAATGATCATATTATTTTTAAATTAAGAGATAGTGGAATAGGAATGCCAAAAGATTTAGTTGATAAATTATTTGACCCTAACACTACTACCAGCCGGCCAGGAACTGACGGAGAAAAGGGTACAGGATACGGACTTCCACTTGTAAAAACATTTATTGAATCTTACGGTGGCCAGATTGAGGCCCACTCACATGATATTGAGGAATTCCCAGATGATCATTGGAGTGAGTTCATCATCAAATTAAAAAAATCTCAAAATATTTAA